The genomic stretch CCTTGCCCTCCGCGCCTTCCGCTGGCAGTAGCGGGGCGATCGGGTTCGGTGGATGAACGGTGGCGATGCACATCGGCCGAGATGCACATCCTCCGGAAAGCCACATCGGTTGATGTGCATCCACCGTATCGCGTCGGACCATCGGCCGGTCCGATCATCATCCATCGACGCCGATCATCTCCGATCACAATCTCCGTAGACGTGGGATGCCGGATGGCTGGCGATCTCGGTAGATGGACAGCTACGGGAGATGCGCGGCGGACGGCCGTCTCCCGATCACCCGCACCGGAATTCCGCGCCACGCCTAACCATCCGATGTCACGAATGCCGTTTGCGGTGCGTTGTTCCGCTGAGATCGTCCGGCTGCCATGCGCGGCCGGGGCGACGCACGCGACGCCGACCCGCACCCCACCCCACCGTGACCGGAATCGCCGCGCCGGAGGCGCACTAGCATGGGCGCCGTGCAGAGGCGCGCGGCGCCGGACGTGCTCGCGGCCGAGAGGAGCCCGGCCTTGAGGCTGGAGCGCGCGGGCCCCGCCGGCGAGCCCACCACCGCGAGCGCGGGGCGGACAGTGGAATTCGACGCTACGTTCCGGGCCGTGTACCCGGCGCTGCACCGCTACCTCCAGCGCATGACCGGCGACGCCGACACGGCCGACGACATCGCGCAGGAGGCGTTCTTCCGCCTGCTGTCGCGGCCCATGCCGCAGGACGAGGCGCGCCTGTGGCTGTTCACCGTGGCGACCAACCTGTTCCGCGACGGCGCGCGCACGGTGAAGAGGCGCGAGCGGCTGCTCACGGCGGTGCCGCCCACCACGGGCACCCTGCCCGCGCCGGACGAGGAGCTGGAGCGGTCCCAGAGCGTGGCCCGGGTGCGCGCGGCGCTCTCGCAGCTCCCGGCGCGCGAGCGGCAGATGCTGCTGATGAAGCAGGAAGGCTTCCGGTACGAAGAGATCGCCCGGGTCGCCGCGGTGGCGCCCAGCTCGGTGGGAACGCTGCTGGCGAGGGCGCTGCGAAGGTTCGCGGCGGTCTACGACGCACACGAAGAGGAGATGGATGATGCACGCCGGTGAAGGGACCCTGCAGGCGCTGCTGGACGGCGAGCTGCCCGCCACGGAACGCGCGGAGGTGGAGCGGCACCTGGCGGAGTGCGCCGCCTGCTCCGCCGAGCTGCGCGCGCTGCGGGCGCTGGAGCTGCGCTTCGCCGCCGCGCTGGCGCGGGACCCCGTGCACGCCCGCACCGAGGCCGCGCTCGGCTCCGTCCGCGCCCGCCGCGCCCCCTCCCGCTGGGCGGGCGATGCGCGTCGCGCGCTGCTGAAGGCGGCCGTGCTCGTGCTGGGCGTGGCCGGCGCCGCCGCCGCGGCGGTGCCGGGCTCACCCGTGCGCCGCTGGATCGGGTCCATCGCCGCGCCGCGCGTCGTGGAGAAGCCGGCGGCCCCCGCCGCTCCCGCGGTTTCGGCGCCGCGCGCACGGCCGCCGGCGGGCGTTTCCATCCTCCCGGACGGCGGTGCGGTGCGGGTGGTGCTCACCGCTTCGGACCCGGCACTCCG from Longimicrobiaceae bacterium encodes the following:
- a CDS encoding sigma-70 family RNA polymerase sigma factor, with protein sequence MGAVQRRAAPDVLAAERSPALRLERAGPAGEPTTASAGRTVEFDATFRAVYPALHRYLQRMTGDADTADDIAQEAFFRLLSRPMPQDEARLWLFTVATNLFRDGARTVKRRERLLTAVPPTTGTLPAPDEELERSQSVARVRAALSQLPARERQMLLMKQEGFRYEEIARVAAVAPSSVGTLLARALRRFAAVYDAHEEEMDDARR
- a CDS encoding anti-sigma factor: MMHAGEGTLQALLDGELPATERAEVERHLAECAACSAELRALRALELRFAAALARDPVHARTEAALGSVRARRAPSRWAGDARRALLKAAVLVLGVAGAAAAAVPGSPVRRWIGSIAAPRVVEKPAAPAAPAVSAPRARPPAGVSILPDGGAVRVVLTASDPALRVRTRVSEESMVEVRASGEAAAGRFRTGPGRIEVVGAGPGEIVVDLPRSLQTAVVEANGRVLVSREKGRQRVLAAAVESSANEQLFRAGP